A segment of the Candidatus Aminicenantes bacterium genome:
GCCCCGTGCCTTTCGGCTGGGGGCGATGAGGACAGGGCGGAAGAAATGGCGATTCGCGCCGCCGCGGATCAGTTGAACATCTTTTTGACGATGTCCACCAGGCCCAGGGCGTAGTCGACCTGCTGGAAGGCGATCTTGCCCTTCTCGGCGATCTTGCTGAAGCGCCCGTCCTTGTTGCTGTCCTTGGTCACGACGATGAAGTCGGCCATGGGGGCGACGGCGTCGATCATCCGCTCGTTGTCGCTGCCGGCAGGGCCGCGCCCGGCCTCGCCGCCGACGTGGACGGCGATGAGCATGATCTTGTTCTTCTTGCAGTAGTCGACGAGCTTCTTGACCCGGGCTTCCTCGGTGTCGATGGTCAGGCCCGAGGCACCCATGCCCTTGAGGCTGGCGCCGATGGCGAAAATAACGGCCTTGTAGGGCGTGCCCTTGGGGAACTTGGCCAGGTCGGTGTTGCTTTCGACGTGGAAGCCTTCGGCCGACTGCTTGCCGCCCAGCCCGACGCCGGCTGCGAGAAGCTCGGGTGTGGGGACGTCGCAGTAGTCGTACTTGAGGTCGGCTTCTTCCAGCACGATGTTCAGGGCGTTGACGTCATTGCTCTGCCCGGCCGAAGTGGTCAGGATCGGCAGCTTGGCCTTGGGGACAACCGCCTGGGCCGCGGCCAGGGAGGCCAGGGCCGCGACGGCGAGTAGGACGATCAGGACTTTTCTCATTTTTTTCACTCCTTGGGGACGGCGGGTCCGGCCTTAGCGGCGGCCGCCGGGGGCCGGCTCGGGCTCCAGCCAGGTGTCGACCATGCGGACGGCCTTGTTCCACTGCGGAACGAAGGCGTTGACGCGATCCCGGGTCCGCTTTTCGACGTTGTAGTACCCGAGATGGATGTATTTGACGAGCAGCTTGTCGCCCAGATCCCACCAGCCGGCTACCATGCGGTCGGCCAGCTCGATGGCGGTCTTGGTCAGATACTCGCGGGCCTTGGCCGGGCTCTTGGCGTAGAGCGCCAGGGCCGCCTTGTCGATCTCGGGGATCTTCTGGATGGCGCCGCCCTCGAGCTCGAGCTGAGCCTTCTGGACGTCCTTGATGGCCTGGTTGTAGACGACCTGGGTGTGGAAGTCGACATAGTCGCTGGCCCAGCGGGCGGAGGCCCGGTTGAAGACGAAGTGGTCGCCGACGGTGAAGGACTTGGGCACGGCGTTCATGCCGGCATAGAGCGGCATGTAGATCGCCGTATCCTGCGGTCCGAAGGACAGCCAGATGATGCCGCCGATCTCGTTCGGCAGGCCGGGCCGGCACTGCACCAGGCTGGTGTACTCGACGTTGGCGACGCTGATCTTGCGGGTCGCGCTGTAATAGTTGGGGTTCTGGAAGGGGCCGCCGCGGATGCCCTGGACGGGGTCGAAGATCGTGCCGTAGGACTTGTCGCGGGTCCAGTTCATGACGTCCTGGGCCGAGAGCTTCTTGTCGGGCTTGACCGAGAAGGGCAGGTCCATGTTGGGCGTGTTGGGGTTGATCTTAAGGGAGGGGGCGCAGCCG
Coding sequences within it:
- a CDS encoding DUF6305 family protein is translated as MRKVLIVLLAVAALASLAAAQAVVPKAKLPILTTSAGQSNDVNALNIVLEEADLKYDYCDVPTPELLAAGVGLGGKQSAEGFHVESNTDLAKFPKGTPYKAVIFAIGASLKGMGASGLTIDTEEARVKKLVDYCKKNKIMLIAVHVGGEAGRGPAGSDNERMIDAVAPMADFIVVTKDSNKDGRFSKIAEKGKIAFQQVDYALGLVDIVKKMFN